The following proteins are encoded in a genomic region of Alnus glutinosa chromosome 8, dhAlnGlut1.1, whole genome shotgun sequence:
- the LOC133876311 gene encoding homeobox-leucine zipper protein ROC2-like: MGGVGPSDDDHIQKIEDNDSMGETEYKTNNIADMNDDSIAGIDRELEAMNVGEDSPLASEKMEVERQLGFEPDEKKKLPQFQINSNSENNKDAGSPPLTPRSPPHSPGNNHSDCGSNSYVGSNIRRASDLFMAVSVSAEVNKMKITELAVAAMEELTKMALGGEPLWRLQEDGKTEILNDVEYMREFRHVDATLMEIMKMVEVGNSQCLASLDSNSESELESEYKPLPQELGPDPLHTEASRETSHVRINPVNLVELLMDLKQWSLVFSNIVSKAIILGVLSSPGVEGKLDGTLQVMTAEFHVPSPLVPVRESYFARYCKLLSPGTWGVVDVSLENLFPYPSIKFRRRPSGCLIQEMPNGCSKIIWVEHVEVDNRLVHNIFQPLVISGFAFSAKRWVNTLARQFERFATLMARSTPTDSGVLIPQAGRTSLLKLSERMTRTFCVEISASTENIWMQFPLPGAEDIRIMTKYSTVDDPGKPPGPSVAFATSVWLPASPKLVFNFLRHENFRNKWDILSYGHAIRELAYVVNGEDPRNRVSIMEVIASPVLYLQESYTDSTGSYVIYAPMDAYALSIVLNGGNPDTVAILPSGFAILPDRPPTWPEGKESSGSLVTVSFHIVDGASSEDFIPPESLDTMRHIIMETVISIRMAVTSNNNPPKN, encoded by the exons ATGGGTGGGGTTGGACCGTCCGATGATGATCATATTCAGAAGATCGAGGACAATGACTCCATGGGCGAAACGGAGTATAAGACAAACAACATCGCTGATATGAATGATGATAGTATCGCTGGGATTGATCGTGAACTCGAAGCTATGAA TGTTGGGGAAGATTCTCCACTTGCAAGTGAGAAGATGGAGGTTGAAAGACAATTAGGGTTTGAGCCTGACG aaaaaaaaaaattgccccaATTCCAGATTAATAGCAATTCAGAAAACAATAAAGATGCTGGCTCCCCTCCACTTACTCCTCGCTCTCCTCCACATTCACCTGGCAATAACCACTCAGACTGTGGGTCAAACTCATATGTCGGGAGCAACATTCGACGAGCAAGTGACCTTTTCATGGCAGTTTCAGTATCAGCTGAGGTAAACAAGATGAAAATCACTGAGCTTGCTGTTGCAGCCATGGAAGAGTTGACAAAAATGGCCCTCGGGGGAGAACCCTTATGGCGGCTCCAAGAAGACGGGAAAACTGAGATTCTAAATGATGTTGAATACATGCGGGAATTCAGGCATGTTGATGCCACATTGATGGAGATAATGAAAATGGTTGAGGTGGGAAACTCTCAATGTCTTGCAAGCTTGGACAGCAATTCTGAATCCGAGCTTGAAAGTGAATACAAGCCGTTGCCTCAGGAGCTTGGACCAGATCCTCTACATACTGAAGCTTCACGTGAAACTAGTCATGTTAGAATAAACCCAGTCAACCTTGTTGAATTGCTTATGGATTTG AAGCAGTGGTCATTGGTGTTTTCCAATATCGTTTCAAAAGCGATAATACTTGGAGTTTTATCATCACCAGGAGTGGAAGGGAAATTGGATGGAACTCTGCAAGTG ATGACAGCGGAATTTCATGTCCCTTCACCACTTGTTCCAGTTCGAGAGAGTTACTTTGCAAGATACTGTAAACTGCTATCCCCAGGGACTTGGGGAGTCGTTGACGTATCTTTGGAAAATTTATTCCCTTATCCATCAATAAAATTTCGAAGAAGACCATCAGGCTGTCTAATCCAAGAAATGCCAAATGGATGCTCCAAG ATTATATGGGTTGAGCATGTGGAAGTGGACAATCGATTGGTGCACAATATCTTTCAGCCGCTTGTCATCTCTGGTTTTGCATTTAGTGCAAAGCGTTGGGTTAACACTCTAGCTAGACAATTTGAACGCTTTGCAACTCTAATGGCTAGAAGCACCCCGACAGATTCTGGCG tACTAATACCACAAGCTGGGAGAACAAGTCTGCTGAAGCTGTCTGAGAGAATGACGAGAACCTTTTGTGTTGAAATCAGTGCTTCTACAGAAAACATATGGATGCAATTTCCTTTACCAGGGGCTGAGGATATCAGGATCATGACTAAATACAGTACCGTGGATGATCCAGGGAAGCCTCCTGGTCCCTCAGTAGCTTTTGCTACTTCGGTCTGGCTTCCAGCCTcgccaaagcttgtcttcaatTTCCTTCGTCATGAGAATTTTCGAAACAAG TGGGATATCCTTTCATATGGACACGCCATCCGAGAACTCGCATACGTCGTTAATGGCGAGGATCCAAGAAACCGCGTTTCTATAATGGAAGTGATT GCTTCGCCAGTGCTATATCTACAGGAGAGTTACACCGACTCAACAGGCTCTTACGTGATTTATGCCCCAATGGATGCGTACGCCTTGTCCATTGTCTTGAATGGCGGGAACCCAGACACTGTGGCAATCTTGCCCTCAGGGTTTGCTATCCTCCCCGACAGGCCGCCGACATGGCCGGAAGGAAAGGAAAGCAGTGGAAGTCTTGTTACAGTTTCATTCCACATAGTTGATGGTGCTTCATCTGAAGATTTTATTCCTCCTGAATCGTTAGACACCATGCGCCACATCATCATGGAAACTGTCATCTCCATTCGGATGGCTGTGACATCAAATAATAATCCACCAAAAAACTAG